A window of the Methanoregula sp. UBA64 genome harbors these coding sequences:
- a CDS encoding LEA type 2 family protein has protein sequence MSVLSDPVVTLDGVRLENVSLSSLDLLVSIRVENRNPVGATLESCPFSVSYDYAGTHEVIATGETGSAKIPGNSVTVVPARVASKNAALLGAMAEIVLGGKIEVTIDGMAKIKFLMITKEVPFSRTVPVTRGEIVDMVTGQKKDG, from the coding sequence ATGTCTGTCCTGTCCGATCCGGTCGTGACCCTTGATGGCGTCAGGCTTGAAAACGTCTCGCTCTCCTCGCTCGATCTCCTGGTCTCGATCCGGGTGGAGAACAGGAACCCGGTGGGAGCAACGCTTGAGTCGTGTCCCTTTTCCGTATCGTACGATTATGCCGGGACGCATGAGGTGATAGCAACCGGGGAGACCGGGAGCGCAAAAATCCCCGGGAATTCGGTAACGGTCGTTCCCGCCCGGGTTGCCTCGAAGAACGCTGCGCTGCTGGGGGCAATGGCTGAGATCGTCCTTGGCGGGAAGATCGAGGTTACGATCGACGGGATGGCGAAGATAAAATTCCTGATGATCACAAAAGAGGTCCCCTTCTCCCGGACCGTGCCGGTAACCCGGGGAGAGATCGTGGATATGGTGACCGGGCAGAAGAAAGACGGCTAA
- a CDS encoding DUF1697 domain-containing protein → MTAYVAFLRGVNVGGNNLVSKNDLAAIGERAGIFRAVMSS, encoded by the coding sequence ATGACCGCATATGTCGCATTCCTCCGCGGGGTAAATGTCGGGGGCAATAATCTCGTCTCCAAAAACGACCTGGCTGCCATCGGCGAGCGGGCCGGCATTTTTCGTGCAGTAATGTCATCGTAA